The region AATCATTTGATTACTCTCTTTGATCCTCCACTCAGATGAAATATTTATTAATGTTGTCAAATCTAATGAATAGTGACAATTTCAAGTGTATTATATAAGTAAACTATGAAATATTTGAGTGCTTTTACTCAGCTTGTATGCAATTAATGGAAGCTGTAGCATTCTCTTTTTCCATTTGTTCAGAGATCTTGCCTTCTGGTGATCTGTTTAGGTTTCCAGTTTATTGTCAACTTAGGGCTAGCTTATATCTGTTGATCCGTTGAGGTTTCAAGTTTCATTTTTCCTGACAAGGTAGGTTGCATGGACGTACCTTTGATTAAGGCAAAGGTATGAAGGTGGTAGAATTCCAAATTTAAGATGCTAAGTATATGTGGGTATATACCatacaaaaattaaatataaaacgTAAGCAATTAATTAAGAAGATAAATGCAATTTCCACAAATTTGTAATTATTCAACAAAGCTCCATAAAATACATCAATCAGGTGAAACAAATGTATGAACAAGATACATTATTTGGATTGGTGGAGTGGTAGCAAGTCTAAAAATTAGTAGCAAAACTCAAGTTTTTGTGTGGGCTGGCTTTTGCAAGAGATTACTGGCTCATTTTTATGCTTAtgatatatgtaattaaatgtAAATATGAGAAAGTTTTGAAAAGACAAAGTGCAATATACTCATTCACTACATATCCATGTATTGCCAACATACCTAAACTCACTAATTTTTTGTAAGATGTCCTAGATATGTggcattttcttttttattaactATAGGACATGTGTCATTTTTCTTTGGTATGATTCATTGCTGAGCCTCAAGcatttccttttcatttttcatcttTGATTTTATTCTAGGTTAACCAAAAAATGATGAAAACAACTCTTATCAAGGATCTTTATGGTGAAATTGAACGCCTTAAGGCAGGTTAGTTTCATCGTTTATGTTGACATGGTTATTCCACTTGCTTGTAAGATTTGAGATGCATAGGTTTCTGAGGTTGATTAAATTTGTCATTTTATTAAGAGGTTTATGCTGCCCGTGAGAAAAATGGTGTCTATATACCAAAGGAGAGATACATTCAGGAGGAGAATGAAAAGAAGGTATTTTTCTATCTTCTTTAATGTTTGTTGCCTTTTTTGTAACAACGTGATGATATCAATGTATTCAGCAATAAAAGTGTTTTTTCCCACTAATTTCCAACCTCTTAGAATTTTGTGACACTTGTATTTACTTCCTTTCCTGTTCACTTCTTGGCATGGTttgattttgtattttatttctaCTTCTGTGTCCTATTTCACAAAATCATATGGTGAGCCCTTTTTTGATGCATGCTTTTCTTCTGATTAGGCCATGGCAGATCAGATTGAGCAGATGGGCATCACATTAGAAAATCAGCAGAAGGTTTATTTTCTTGACAGATATTTTACTGAGTATTTGACTCCACTAAAGAGTGAACTATTTTAGAGGGTAATAAAGTAAACCATCACAACGGTTGTCAGTGGTTGTGATTGTGATTATATACTTGCACATGTACAATAAACTGTGGTGTTCATTCTTTTCATCTAAACCATTGATTTCTCAATCAACAGTTATGATAACTTACTTTACTCTTTAAAATAACAAACTCAATTTAGAGGAGCCAAATCAATATTCTTAACATCTTTTGGCCCGGTCCTTGTCCCTGTTGTGCTTAACTTGTTTCTTGTCTGCATTTTCAATTAGCAACTTGAGGATTTGCAAAGCAAATATGTTGACCAAGTTTCACAGTGCTCACAATTGTGCACAAAACTCGATTCCACTGAGGTGAGTTATCTGAGCGTTTGTTCTTTTTGTTACGAAGTTCTATATGCATTCTTATTAAATGAGGAAAAAACAATGCAGAAAAACTTGAACAAGAAAAGTATATTGCTTGCCAACACTGAggaagaattaaaaaaatgtcGGTATACCTTGAAAGAGAAGGATTTTATCATTTCTGAGCAGAGAAAAGCAGGTATGCTTGATTGTGTgtttttatcattatttattttgttgctTTGTTTGCTGATGTTAATTGTGCAAATAGAAAACGCTCTGACGCACCAAGCATGCATTTTACGAGCTGATTTGGAGAAAGCTCTTCAGGATAATGCTTCGTTGTTTTCAAAAATTGGTAAGGGATCTCACTCGTTCCACTGCTTGGGTTGATAATGGAGATCTATATAATAACTTATTAATGTCActgttattatattttttacagGTAGAGAAGATAAATTGAACTCAGATAACAGGGCTGTGGTTAATAAGTTTCAAGTGGAGCTCACCGAGAAAGTTGGTTCTCTTTGTAATACTGTATCAACATCATTGTCTCAACAGAATGAACATCTTCAATGTGTGGAGGATCTCTGCCACTCGTTTTTGGGCATTCATGATGAGGTGTATAAAATAACTCTCTTTTGCCAGCTTTCTTTTTGTTTGTCTCATCCTTTCATGTTTTCCCTGAATTTGTAATTCCTCTTCCTATTTACCTGCGTTTCGTTTAAATTCTCTCAAGTCACTTATGGTTGTGCATTTTACACTtcctagtttttttttgttcttttgctCATTTATTTGTCATTTTGTTGCTTGTAGGCAGTTGGTGATGTGAAAAAGAAAGTTACAGCTCTGAAGGCTTTGTATATATCTCATCTTGAGGTGGTGCACAATGTTGTCCGTTTGCATAAGTCACACTCTGATGCTAACTTTGAGGAAATATCATCTCTTATATCGTCCAATGGCTACTCTATTGAAGAAGTATGTTGCTGCGGTTCAAATtactatttttatttgtttgtgaTGTCTTATTAACGTATTTTTCTTTGTTGTTCAACATTAATTGTGAAATTACTTTTTCCTGGTGAATTAGTTTCTTGCATCTGAGGCTGCCGAAGCAGGTTCAATATTTAATGATCTTCAGAGTTCTCTTTCAACTCAGCAGGGTGAAATGGCACAATTTGCAAGGGAAATGCGCAATGTATGTGCTTCCTGTTTTCATTCTGTTTATCTAAATAATTTTAGCCATGAGTTACATCTGTGGTTGTTCATTCACTGTTTTATCTTTACACGTTTTTACTCTGAATATTATAACTGCATGATTAATGTATTATGTACttattgtttgttgttttggacCTTTTCTTGTAAAAAGAGATTTAATGTAAGTGCTGAGCAAATAAAGGATATATCTGACTGCACACATGAATTCGTGGATAACCTTTTGGAAGAAGCAAAAAGGCTTGAAAACTTTGCATCCGAGGCTGATGAAATGCAAATGAAGAGCATCACTGAGTTTAAAAAAGCTTATGAGGTTATAATTTAGTAGTGttaaacttatttatttttaaaacattGTTTATGGTTGTTGATACTGATTTGTAACGCTTATTTTGTGCAGGAGCAGTCAAGATCTGAGGCAGAGAAACTTATTGCTGACATGACTAGTTTAGTATCAAGTCACATTCGTCGGCAAATGGACCTGGTCTGTTTTGACTGTTTCTTTTGATagttttactatttttttcgcCAGGGGATGATTGTTGATGGGAGTAACATACTGAATATGGATTGGTGGTTGAACTTGCAGGTAGATACAAAGCTTGGTGATCTTAGAGAAAATGGCATTGCAAGCAAATCATTCTTGGATGGACATGTATCATCAGTTGGGGATGTTCTGTCTCGTGCTAAGAGAAAATGGCAGGGCTTTTGCACGCAAGCAGAAAAAGATACCAGAGATACTGCTGATTTTTCTGCCGCAAAACATTGTCGTATGGAGATACTGATGCAGCAAAGGTGAGCATTGgttcttttttatttcttgatccATATCCTGCTTGTTTGTTACTTTACATTCTAATATTATCTTCTAAATTTTGTCTGTTTAGTATCAATACCGCTGAATCAGCATTCAAACATACAAAGAGGACACATGAGGTTGTAAATGAGATGGGGACCAAACACATTTCTGCATCAGTGTCACTTATCAGGTTTGTGGTTGATTAAAATAACTGTCCTTGCTGGGGATCTCTTGTCCACTTCTGTATTTTCTGTTTTCGTAACTATTAATGTTCTCATTGATACGCTTTGTTTGATATTTAATTACTTGGGTACAGGAATGCTACTGATAGCAACACGCAACATGAGATTGAGATAAATTCTGCTCGGGTTGCAGCGGAGGAAGATGTGGCAAAGAACAGTGAGAATGTCCTTCAGTGCTTCGGTGGTGAGTGTTGTGTTGAAGATATTTGTCCTTTGGTTTAATAATATGCTGTGACAGTGACAGTGAAAccaatatttttgaattttttagctCTTTTACATGTTGCATTTATGAGGTACTTTACTTGTGCAATCTTCTGCAGACATGTCTGAACAAGAGAGGGAATCCATATCTGGTATGTTGAGTGTTGTCAAAACTCACGCGAATACAATCGAGACCTTCAGAGAGGATCACTCTGGCCAAGCTGCTTCCATTGAAGGAAGAGCATGTGAAATTTTTCAGCAGCAGTATAGGGTAGGCTGAGTCAATATTCTGTTTTGTGATCAGAAGATGTTTGTGTGCATATCATTAAATGGGCCACGGCCATCACTTGTGTGTGTCTTGCAGGACTATGAGCCAAGTGGGACTACACCGATAAGAAGTGAACCTGATGTTCCGAGTAAGGGAACCATAGAGTCTCTTCGAACATTGCCGATGGAAACCCTTCTTGAGGAATTCAGGGAAAACAATTCTTATGAATCTTTTGATGTCAAGGAGTTGAAACCATCATTAATACCTCGTTCTCCCCTCAGCCAAGTAAATTGAAGTTGTTGGTGACTTGCTTGCTCACCAGTCCTTTACAGTATCGAAGTTTGTCTCAGATTTTGTTCCTTGTCATCTCAAAGTTTGTATCTGTAACATTGTTATTGTATCAATTATACTAGTCATTGTTAGCCCCAATCACGTATGACCTAGTGGTATGATTTAATGCAAATTTATGTTAAGTTCTGCAATCCCGTCGTGGGATTTATTGGTAATAATTTGTATATTTTGGCAACAATGGCTTGTAAGCTTGGTTCTTCCCCTGCCACTCATTTGGCAAGTACTTGTAATGATATAAATGCTTGCTTAGCTAGTAAAGGAAATCCTCTTTCGGAATCAGGTTGAGAAGAAAGTAGAGCCAAGTTATATATTCAAGATGCTCTGAAAAAGCTCGTGCGCCTGCATGTTATAGTTTAAACACAAGTTTGACTTCCGAAATTGCTGAAAATGGCAGAATGCTTTAGTGCTTTATGTGAATGTGGGTTGCACGAAAATGTTTCTTTGCCATTACATTTACCCAGTTTGTAGCTGTATTTAAACTCAGACAATAAAATCCGGAGTTGAAATTTCACAATACACTTGAATTTAACAATGTAACATGCCATTCAGGCATAACATTTCACAATTGGGACTTACCGTTGctttttaacaaaaaattaagtgttactccctccggtcctatttataagcaacaaaaaaaaaattcacatagtttaagaaatgtagttaaactagataaaatgcattaaatttgtcttaaatcaaaataaactttcaaaattaccc is a window of Lotus japonicus ecotype B-129 chromosome 5, LjGifu_v1.2 DNA encoding:
- the LOC130718740 gene encoding kinesin-like protein KIN-5C, whose translation is MSGRDKEKGVNVQVLLRCRPFSEDELRSNAPQVVTCNDFTREVSVSQNIAGKHIDRVFTFDKVFGPSARQRDLYDQAIVPIVNEVLEGFNCTIFAYGQTGTGKTYTMEGECKRAKSGPNGELPGEAGVIPRAVKQIFDTLESQNAEYSVKVTFLELYNEEITDLLAPEELSKVTLEEKQKKQLPLMEDGKGGVLVRGLEEEIVTSANEIFTLLERGSAKRRTAETLLNKQSSRSHSLFSITIHIKESTPEGEELIKCGKLNLVDLAGSENISRSGAREGRAREAGEINKSLLTLGRVICALVEHLGHVPYRDSKLTRLLRDSLGGRTKTCIIATVSPAVHCLEETLSTLDYAHRAKNIRNKPEVNQKMMKTTLIKDLYGEIERLKAEVYAAREKNGVYIPKERYIQEENEKKAMADQIEQMGITLENQQKQLEDLQSKYVDQVSQCSQLCTKLDSTEKNLNKKSILLANTEEELKKCRYTLKEKDFIISEQRKAENALTHQACILRADLEKALQDNASLFSKIGREDKLNSDNRAVVNKFQVELTEKVGSLCNTVSTSLSQQNEHLQCVEDLCHSFLGIHDEAVGDVKKKVTALKALYISHLEVVHNVVRLHKSHSDANFEEISSLISSNGYSIEEFLASEAAEAGSIFNDLQSSLSTQQGEMAQFAREMRNRFNVSAEQIKDISDCTHEFVDNLLEEAKRLENFASEADEMQMKSITEFKKAYEEQSRSEAEKLIADMTSLVSSHIRRQMDLVDTKLGDLRENGIASKSFLDGHVSSVGDVLSRAKRKWQGFCTQAEKDTRDTADFSAAKHCRMEILMQQSINTAESAFKHTKRTHEVVNEMGTKHISASVSLIRNATDSNTQHEIEINSARVAAEEDVAKNSENVLQCFGDMSEQERESISGMLSVVKTHANTIETFREDHSGQAASIEGRACEIFQQQYRDYEPSGTTPIRSEPDVPSKGTIESLRTLPMETLLEEFRENNSYESFDVKELKPSLIPRSPLSQVN